Genomic DNA from Aphanothece sacrum FPU1:
AAATGGCTCAATCAGCATTAATTGAAGACCTAGAAGGGAAAACAGAAGAAAAAGGTTTTGGTGAGGAATAATGAGATCGTCTAGAACTAGGGATTTTCGGCAAAATTTTGCGGAATTACCGCCACGAATCAAGGAAACTGCCAAAAAGAACTACGAACTCTGGCAACAAAATCCATTCCATCCCAGTTTAGAATTTAAAGAAGTTAAGCCTAAAGAGAACATTTGGTCAGTCAGAATCGGAATCGGATGGCGTGCCGTGGGAGTGATGAAAGCTGACGAACAGAAAATAGTGTGGTTCTGGGTGGGATCGCACGCTGAGTATGACAAGCTTCTCGGTAAAAAATAATTAAGGCCCGTTACACGCACGTTTTCGCACTCTACACTCGTCAGCGATCGCACTAAAAAGTATTCCCTTAAAGCTTCATCTGACATC
This window encodes:
- a CDS encoding ParE family toxin-like protein, giving the protein MRSSRTRDFRQNFAELPPRIKETAKKNYELWQQNPFHPSLEFKEVKPKENIWSVRIGIGWRAVGVMKADEQKIVWFWVGSHAEYDKLLGKK